One Triticum dicoccoides isolate Atlit2015 ecotype Zavitan chromosome 5B, WEW_v2.0, whole genome shotgun sequence genomic window carries:
- the LOC119310709 gene encoding disease resistance protein PIK6-NP-like — translation MAPVVSAALGVLGPLLVKLADLVAGKFGRVRGVRREIMSLQSELTSMHAALQEYTMLDDPGVQVKAWISLLRELAYDTEDCIDKFIRRVSNRGRRGGFKKLFHDTTRFLKMLDSRCGIAKQIHKLKARIKHVKELKDSYKLSETSCSKTGHESVDPRLCALFAEEAHLVGVEGPRDDLVKWMLKEENSSTRQPRVLSIVGFGGLGKTTLANEDVIYKVPFPDGFTKDIEIWDETAAISKLRELLQDKRYIVIIDDIWCTQAWNTIKCAFPENNRSSRIITTTRIMDVARSCCPCGDDHVYEMAALSDLHSKSLFLKRIFGSEDNCPDMLKEVSNKILKKCGGLPLAIISISSLLANSPAVKEEWEKIKRSIGSALEKDRSLEGMSNILSLSYNYLPPDLKTCLLYLSVFPEDRVIDRKRLVRRWIAEGFISEERGQSRQEVAERYFYELINKSMVQPEDISYDGKARACRVHDMMLEIIISKSNENNFVIVVGGGETSFANHQGFIRRLSVQHLDHELAHLLAQEDLSHVRSLTVTSSTCIKHLPSLAKFEVPRVLDFQGCRGLEEYDMNGIGKLFQLKYLNFRGTSISKLPSEIMMLHDLETLDFGYTQVGEFPTGFVQLTKLQHLIAGGWTTMRNKVGNMRNLREISGFSITRSPADAVEDLGNLPSLVEIAVHLDDGGSDEFRRHAEMLHSSLCKLGSCKLRSLWISRYCGSLEFLESWNPLPYSLQEFYMFSDYYFTEVPKWIAPALTSLSYLDINLAELTEEGLHTLGELPALLCLKLCWKTNPEERLTVQGTGFPSLIKLVLSDRAYITFVKGAMPKLQNLKLSFAVSVAKGYGFYLGIEHLTCLKKVRVLFVTKGSESKVAAAAISKEAGAHTNRPIVTINGRPYEEAANNEEKNKVNGDTPIQGN, via the exons ATGGCACCTGTGGTGAGTGCTGCACTTGGCGTGTTGGGTCCCCTGCTGGTCAAGCTCGCCGACCTGGTCGCCGGCAAGTTCGGCCGCGTGCGAGGTGTCCGCCGTGAGATCATGTCCCTCCAGTCCGAGTTGACCAGCATGCATGCCGCGCTCCAAGAATACACGATGCTAGACGACCCAGGCGTCCAGGTTAAGGCGTGGATATCGCTGCTCAGGGAGCTGGCCTATGATACCGAGGATTGCATTGACAAGTTCATCCGCCGTGTCAGCAATCGTGGGCGTCGCGGCGGCTTCAAGAAGCTCTTCCATGACACCACTCGCTTCCTTAAGATGCTAGATTCTCGCTGTGGGATCGCCAAGCAGATCCACAAGCTGAAGGCTCGCATCAAGCATGTGAAAGAGCTCAAGGATAGTTACAAGTTGAGTGAGACTTCTTGTAGCAAGACTGGGCATGAGTCCGTGGATCCTCGGTTGTGTGCTCTCTTTGCTGAGGAAGCACACCTTGTGGGTGTGGAGGGTCCAAGAGATGATCTTGTCAAGTGGATGTTGAAGGAAGAAAATAGCTCGACCAGGCAACCTAGAGTATTGTCTATCGTTGGATTTGGTGGATTGGGAAAGACAACATTAGCAAATGAG GATGTAATCTACAAAGTGCCTTTTCCTGATGGATTCACAAAAGATATTGAAATTTGGGACGAAACGGCAGCCATTTCCAAGCTAAGAGAATTGCTACAAGATAAAAG GTATATCGTCATAATTGATGATATATGGTGCACACAAGCATGGAACACTATCAAGTGTGCTTTCCCGGAGAATAACCGTTCTAGCAGAATTATAACCACTACACGCATTATGGATGTGGCAAGGTCATGTTGTCCTTGTGGTGATGACCATGTGTATGAAATGGCAGCCCTAAGTGATCTTCACTCCAAAAGTttgtttctcaaaagaatttttggCTCTGAGGACAACTGCCCTGATATGCTGAAAGAGGTTTCCAATAAAATCCTAAAGAAATGTGGAGGCCTACCATTGGCAATTATTAGTATATCCAGTTTGTTAGCAAATAGTCCAGCTGTCAAGGAGGAGTGGGAGAAGATTAAAAGATCAATTGGTTCTGCACTGGAAAAAGATCGAAGTCTAGAGGGAATGAGTAACATACTATCCCTTAGCTACAATTATCTTCCACCTGATCTCAAGACTTGTTTACTGTATTTAAGTGTATTCCCTGAGGATCGTGTGATTGATCGAAAGAGGTTAGTGAGGCGGTGGATAGCGGAAGGATTTATCTCTGAAGAGCGTGGACAAAGCCGGCAAGAAGTCGCTGAGAGATATTTCTATGAGCTTATCAACAAAAGCATGGTCCAGCCAGAGGACATTTCCTAtgatggcaaggctcgtgcttgccGAGTCCACGACATGATGCTCGAAATTATTATTTCAAAATCAAACGAAAATAATTTCGTCATTGTTGTAGGTGGCGGCGAAACGAGTTTTGCAAATCATCAGGGTTTTATTCGGCGCCTATCAGTCCAGCACCTTGATCATGAGCTTGCACATTTACTCGCACAAGAAGATCTTAGCCATGTTCGATCGCTAACAGTAACATCATCAACTTGCATCAAACACTTGCCTAGTCTTGCTAAATTTGAAGTTCCACGTGTACTAGATTTTCAAGGTTGTCGgggtttggaagaatatgatatgaATGGTATTGGCAAATTATTCCAACTAAAGTACCTCAACTTCAGAGGCACGAGTATATCAAAGCTGCCATCAGAGATCATGATGCTACATGACCTAGAGACCCTAGATTTTGGATATACACAAGTGGGGGAGTTTCCAACTGGATTCGTTCAGCTGACCAAACTACAACACCTAATTGCTGGAGGTTGGACAACTATGCGAAACAAGGTAGGGAATATGAGGAACTTACGGGAGATATCAGGCTTTAGTATTACCCGGAGTCCAGCAGATGCGGTGGAGGATCTTGGAAACCTTCCAAGTTTGGTGGAAATTGCTGTACATCTCGATGATGGAGGATCTGACGAGTTCAGGAGGCATGCAGAAATGTTACATTCCTCACTGTGCAAGCTTGGTAGCTGCAAGCTCAGGTCTTTATGGATAAGTAGGTATTGTGGTTCCCTCGAGTTCTTAGAATCTTGGAACCCTCTGCCATATTCCCTTCAAGAATTTTATATGTTCAGTGACTACTATTTCACGGAAGTTCCGAAGTGGATTGCTCCAGCACTCACCAGCCTTTCTTACCTAGATATCAATTTGGCTGAATTAACAGAGGAGGGCCTGCACACTCTTGGGGAGCTCCCGGCCTTACTTTGCCTAAAACTATGCTGGAAAACAAATCCAGAAGAAAGGCTTACAGTCCAGGGCACTGGATTCCCAAGTCTAATAAAGTTGGTGCTATCTGATCGGGCATACATTACATTCGTGAAAGGGGCTATGCCAAAGCTTCAGAACCTTAAGCTATCATTTGCTGTGTCAGTAGCAAAAGGTTATGGCTTCTATTTAGGCATTGAGCATCTCACATGTCTCAAAAAAGTAAGGGTACTGTTTGTAACCAAAGGTTCAGAAAGCAAGGTTGCAGCTGCTGCAATCTCTAAGGAAGCAGGTGCCCATACCAACCGTCCTATAGTTACCATCAATGGAAGACCATATGAAGAGGCTGCTAACAACGAGGAGAAGAACAAGGTGAATGGCGACACTCCGATTCAAGGGAATTAA
- the LOC119312904 gene encoding disease resistance protein Pik-2-like produces the protein MAVVSAAHGAFGPLVGKLTALLADECGRLKGVRREVQSLRSELASMHAALKEYTKLEDPNEQVKFWISLVRELAYDTEDVFDKFIHHLGDTRDHGGFKDFFRKTARRLKTLGARRGIAGEIDDLKGRIKQVKELKDCYKLNDAPASSTGPASLDPRLHAFFADEAHLVGVDGPRDDLANWMLEENNSSKHCKVLSIVGFGGLGKTTLANMVYRKIQGKFQSRAFVSVSQKPDIKKTIKDLISQVSCEDGSTKDSSDWDERKCIAKLRELLQNKRYLIIIDDVWSIEAWNAIKCAFPENICSSRIIATTRIVDVAKSCCPSVVDRVFEMKALSDLHSRKLFLTRIFGSGNQCPDMLKEVSDAILNKCGGLPLAIVTISSLLANRLATKEEWEKVKRAIGSALERKQSLEGMSRILSLSYNDLPLNLKTCLLYFSIFPEDYLIDRKRLVRHWIAEGFISEERGLSKQEVAENYFYELINKSMVQPVDIEYDGKVPACRVHDMMLEIIISKSVEDNFVTVVGGGQKSLTNRQGFIRRLSVQHIDQELASALEKEDLSHVRSLTVTSSVFMKHFPSLTKFEALRVLDFEGCKGLEQYDMSNVDRLFQLKYLSLKDTGISKLPSSIVMLHDLEILDLRTPSMQELPTGIILLTKLQYLLTKAYCKVPNGIGNMRSLREAPRFDITKSSLDAVEELGNLSRLNKLGLCLDDGDGYKRHEKVLLSLLCKLSSCKLQSLCIKNRSYGSLDFMDSWSPLPSSLQKLCIYGKMHSATVPKWISPGLTSLSHVTIGLDELREEDLHTLGELPSLLDLHMYLATGPKKKLTVTGFPCLRRFGLLSLDGAYITFQKGTMPKLEKLEQSFDVSVAKAYGFYLGIEHLPCLKVIQVTLCNEGATLSESKAAAAWIRNEAGGHPNHPIILGVQAFLHDEDNVETGNVEEKSKEEGSY, from the exons ATGGCGGTGGTCAGCGCCGCGCACGGCGCGTTTGGGCCTCTGGTGGGGAAGCTCACGGCCTTGCTCGCCGACGAGTGCGGGCGGCTGAAAGGGGTCCGACGTGAGGTCCAGTCCCTCAGATCTGAGCTCGCCAGCATGCACGCCGCGCTCAAGGAGTACACCAAGCTGGAGGACCCAAATGAGCAAGTCAAGTTTTGGATTTCGCTGGTCAGGGAGCTGGCCTACGACACCGAGGACGTCTTCGACAAGTTCATCCACCACCTCGGCGACACCCGAGACCATGGCGGCTTCAAGGACTTCTTTCGCAAGACTGCCCGCCGTCTCAAGACGCTTGGAGCTAGGCGCGGAATCGCCGGCGAAATCGACGACCTTAAGGGTCGCATCAAGCAGGTGAAAGAGCTCAAGGATTGTTACAAGCTGAATGATGCCCCTGCTAGCTCCACTGGCCCTGCATCCCTGGATCCCCGGCTTCATGCATTTTTTGCTGATGAGGCACACCTTGTCGGTGTGGACGGTCCAAGAGACGATCTTGCCAACTGGATGTTGGAAGAAAATAATTCCTCCAAACACTGCAAGGTGTTGTCGATTGTTGGGTTTGGTGGATTGGGCAAGACAACACTGGCAAATATGGTCTATCGCAAGATTCAAGGGAAATTTCAGAGTCGGGCTTTTGTATCAGTCTCGCAAAAACCAGATATAAAGAAAACTATCAAGGACCTGATCTCTCAAGTGTCATGCGAAGATGGATCCACAAAAGATTCAAGCGATTGGGATGAAAGGAAATGTATTGCAAAGCTAAGAGAACTGCTACAAAATAAAAG GTATCTTATCATTATAGATGATGTATGGTCTATAGAAGCCTGGAACGCTATCAAGTGTGCTTTTCCAGAAAATATTTGTTCTAGCAGAATAATAGCTACTACACGCATTGTTGATGTAGCAAAGTCATGTTGTCCGAGTGTAGTAGACCGCGTGTTTGAAATGAAAGCCCTAAGTGATCTTCACTCCAGAAAATTATTTTTGACCAGAATATTTGGCTCCGGTAACCAATGTCCTGATATGCTGAAGGAAGTTTCAGATGCGATcctaaacaagtgtggaggcctaccaTTGGCAATTGTCACTATATCTAGTTTGTTGGCGAACAGATTAGCAACCAAGGAGGAGTGGGAGAAGGTTAAAAGGGCAATTGGTTCTGCACTGGAAAGAAAACAGAGTCTAGAGGGAATGAGTAGAATACTATCCCTTAGCTATAATGATCTTCCACTTAATCTCAAGACATGTTTGTTGTATTTCAGTATATTCCCCGAGGACTATTTGATTGATAGAAAAAGGTTAGTGAGGCATTGGATAGCAGAGGGCTTTATCTCAGAAGAGCGTGGGCTTAGCAAGCAAGAGGTTGCTGAGAACTACTTTTATGAGCTTATCAACAAAAGCATGGTCCAGCCAGTGGACATTGAGTATGACGGCAAGGTTCCTGCCTGCCGAGTCCATGACATGATGCTTGAAATTATTATTTCAAAATCTGTTGAAGATAATTTTGTCACTGTGGTAGGGGGAGGCCAAAAAAGTTTGACAAACCGTCAAGGTTTTATTCGGCGATTATCTGTCCAGCACATTGACCAGGAGTTGGCATCTGCATTGGAAAAAGAAGATCTAAGCCATGTTCGGTCTCTAACAGTGACATCATCGGTTTTCATGAAACATTTTCCCAGTCTTACCAAATTTGAAGCTTTACGTGTACTGgattttgaaggctgcaagggtttGGAGCAGTATGATATGTCCAATGTGGACAGATTATTCCAACTAAAATACCTCAGCCTTAAGGACACGGGCATATCAAAGCTACCGTCAAGCATTGTGATGCTACATGATCTAGAGATCCTTGATCTTAGGACGCCATCCATGCAAGAGCTGCCGACTGGAATTATTCTGCTCACTAAGCTACAATATCTACTCACTAAAGCCTATTGTAAGGTGCCTAACGGGATCGGGAATATGAGGAGCTTACGGGAAGCCCCAAGATTCGATATTACCAAGAGTTCATTGGATGCAGTTGAGGAGCTTGGGAACTTGAGCAGATTGAATAAACTCGGTTTATGCTTGGACGATGGAGATGGGTACAAGAGGCATGAGAAGGTTCTACTCTCCTTGCTATGCAAGCTTAGCAGCTGCAAACTCCAGTCTTTATGTATAAAAAATAGGAGTTATGGTTCCCTCGACTTCATGGACTCATGGTCCCCTCTGCCATCCTCCCTTCAGAAATTATGCATTTATGGTAAAATGCATTCAGCGACCGTACCAAAGTGGATTTCTCCAGGACTCACAAGCCTATCTCACGTGACCATCGGATTAGATGAATTAAGGGAGGAGGATCTGCACACTCTTGGTGAGCTCCCATCGTTACTTGATCTACACATGTACTTGGCTACAGGACCAAAGAAAAAGCTTACGGTAACTGGATTCCCATGTCTGAGGAGGTTTGGCCTCCTTAGTCTGGATGGGGCATATATAACGTTCCAGAAAGGGACTATGCCAAAGCTTGAGAAGCTTGAGCAATCATTTGATGTGTCAGTGGCGAAAGCTTATGGCTTCTACTTAGGCATTGAGCATCTCCCATGTCTCAAAGTAATACAAGTAACGCTTTGTAACGAAGGTGCCACACTTTCAGAAAGCAAGGCTGCAGCTGCTTGGATCAGGAACGAAGCTGGTGGGCATCCCAACCATCCTATTATTTTGGGTGTTCAGGCGTTTCTGCATGACGAGGATAATGTAGAGACTGGTAATGTTGAGGAAAAGAGCAAGGAGGAAGGGAGCTATTAA